In Cryptomeria japonica chromosome 1, Sugi_1.0, whole genome shotgun sequence, the sequence CCCAGATGACTTTCGCATCCACACAAACCTGCCCTCAGATTTCAACCTGCTGGACCCCATTGCCGTCGTGGTCACCCTTTTGGCATCCCTCACCGCCATAGTAAGCACACGACTAACCTCCCAGCTCAACTGGATCTCAACTGCCCTCAACACAATCATCATCCTCTTCATTATCATCGCCGGCTTCATCAAAGGAAACCTATCAAATCTCACTCCTTTCCTTCCCTACGGCGTAAAGGGCGTCTTGCGAGCCACAGCTGTAGTCTACTTCGCATACGGAGGCTTCGACGTCATAGCCACAGTAGCAGAAGAGACGAAAAACCCGTCTAGAGACATTCCGCTGGGTTTGCTCGGCTCCATGTCGGGCATAACCGTCATATACTGTCTCATGGCACTTGCTCTCGTTCTCATGCAGAGTTACATTGATTTAGACGTCAACGCAGCATATTCTTTAGCATTTCAAAGCATCGGATGGAAATGGGCGAAATATGTTGTGGCGCTGGGATCTCTGAAAGGAATTACCACTGTTTTAATGATGGGCGCAGTTAAACGGGGAAGGTATTTAATGCACATTGCCCGAACTCACATGATTCCGCCTTGGTTTGGCTTAGTGAGCGAGAAGACCGGGACACCTATCAATGGAACGGCATTCATGGCAATTGCCTCCGCATCGGTGGCCTTCTTTTCAAGGCTGGATGTGCTCTCTAACCTTCGCGCTATCAGTTCTTTGTTCATATACGCGCTCTTGTCGGTTGCTCTGCTTGTGAGAAGACATTATCTTAGAGGGAAAACTTCTGCAAGTCGCGCTTTTCTTTTGACAACCTTCATTGTTGTAATTATATGCTCATCAATAGGGACTTCTGTATATTGGGCTCTGTCCAGCGGATTGATTGGGTATTATATTACAGTTCCAGTGTGGTTTCTGGCCACTGCTGGTTTGGCTTTGTTTGTTCCCCAAAGTAGAGAAGCCAAATTGTGGGGAGTGCCAATGGTTCCGTGGGTTCCTTCCTTGTCGATTTTTATCAACGTTTTTCTGATGGGGTCGCTGGATTATGAGTCGTTTGTCAGATTTGGGGTTTGCACCATTGTGATGTTGGTCTATTACGCCTTCTTTGGACTTCATGCCTCCTTCGATGCTTTTCACAGTGTAGGTGATACTTAAAATGTACGAGAACATAAAAGAAAggaaatatgtgaaaatttgtttTTAAATTCTCCTTGTTGTAAGAGAATAGAGAATGTAGAGAAAGTGAAATATATAAGAAAATGTAGAGGAAATGAAATATGTAAAAATTTGTTTAGATTTCTTTTTGGGGTGAAATTTAAATGCAAGCAAatgtaaaaggaaagaaaatatgtaaaaatttgttttgtatttttttttgttatgtgggtgatatttaaatgttttgattgataAAAGTGGGATAGGTCCATATCATTATATATCAGCATAGCAACACTTAGGGTGCATGAGGGATGTGCAGCCAGCCAAAAAACCTCCCCACTAACATAAAACAGAAATCGAGTAGGGCACCCAAAAAAGTTAGTAGAGAAACTAGAAAACCAAGAGCCAGAAGACACCAAGGCAAAATCAGGGGTGGCTTTAACCAGGGACTCCGTGGGGCCAAAGCCCATAATCTGGGCCTTGGTCCATTTTTGTTTCTTCTCCCTTTTCTTCAAATTAGCTTGTATGGTCCAGATAGCTTGTAAAGAGACTTTATGGATGTTGGCCCCATTTCTGCAGGCCAAATTGGCCTCTTCGGAGCGCTTAATTTCTTCCACCTCCATTTTAGTGCAAACATCTTGAGCTTGGCATCCATGCCTTCGATCCTCCCAAATTTTCCTTATTGCCACATTCATCTTCCCAAAAAGCCACTTCAACAAATCCTCCCGAATTTTCCTTATTGCCACATTCATCTTCCCAAAAAGACACTTCAACAAATTGTCCTATCTTGACAATCATCTCGTGGGTGATATTTAAATGTAAGAGAATGTAGagaaaataaaatatgtaaaaatatgttttgcattctCTTAAAATAGTGTTTTGCATTCTTTTAAACAAAGATTCTCTTTCAAGTCTAAttgaaaataattttcaattttttaataaatacCGTCAAATGTGCATTCTAAGAGTTGCATTGAAATTCTCTATATTATTTCTTATAAATTCTATTATAAAATGGAACATGCATGATATATGTCTAATTGAAAAATCTTTTATTATAAtcaaaatttttgttttgtttttttaatatatttatttatatttttaataagatatATTTTACTAAAAATTTTAAATTAACGACTTTTTTTACTTTTATATATATTTAGTTAATAATAAAGTTAAAGGCAATTATTaacatttattttaaaaatatgttatataaagaaaaataacaaatttaattttttttttcaacttttgaaATATATCTTAAAAGCTAATCTTAAAAATTATTGTCACAATAATTAACAAAGTACAAATCAAGTTGCACATAAATTAATACTCTAATATGAATTGCCATAAACATTAAGCACTAAAGATAAGTAAAAGAATTGTGATCGATTTGTTCACATGAAAAATAGTTATTATTTATAATGTAGTAATCActtattatatttataaaaaatgaaGCAATCAAAAGAACTATAGATATTGTAACTTTATACATAGTAAAGCTTACAAAGAGGCTATATCTTTTTTTTATTatagctttattttttatattttccaataaaataatctaattaatttttatttatagagTTAAGAAATTTATTAGGTTTTATGGATGTCgactaatatttaaataattagattactaaatttatttataatttaatatttgaacTAAATTTTTTGTATGTAATATAAA encodes:
- the LOC131060088 gene encoding cationic amino acid transporter 5 translates to MSKGEVKSEIVSLLDGGLTEGIDAVDGVKSAGKKYFLPGESFKSWTNYGKALWQTPQRFKDRALSRADEMKEVGDIRKRSENEMRRTLNWWDLTWFGFGAVIGTGIFVLTGQEAHKDAGPAIVLSYALSGFSIMLSVFCFTEFAVEIPVAGGPFAYFRVELGDLAAFIAAGNIILELVVGGAMVARSWTSYFATLLNHSPDDFRIHTNLPSDFNLLDPIAVVVTLLASLTAIVSTRLTSQLNWISTALNTIIILFIIIAGFIKGNLSNLTPFLPYGVKGVLRATAVVYFAYGGFDVIATVAEETKNPSRDIPLGLLGSMSGITVIYCLMALALVLMQSYIDLDVNAAYSLAFQSIGWKWAKYVVALGSLKGITTVLMMGAVKRGRYLMHIARTHMIPPWFGLVSEKTGTPINGTAFMAIASASVAFFSRLDVLSNLRAISSLFIYALLSVALLVRRHYLRGKTSASRAFLLTTFIVVIICSSIGTSVYWALSSGLIGYYITVPVWFLATAGLALFVPQSREAKLWGVPMVPWVPSLSIFINVFLMGSLDYESFVRFGVCTIVMLVYYAFFGLHASFDAFHSVGDT